Proteins from a single region of Parasedimentitalea psychrophila:
- a CDS encoding DUF4389 domain-containing protein, with protein MAESDEEKIAGRLHGEQIEPESEENILVRLVYMLLIAVMISLAQTILGAVTVLQFVVMLINNKQSNERLADFGTDLGIWMAKAARFQTAASNVKPWPWTELD; from the coding sequence ATGGCTGAATCTGACGAAGAAAAAATAGCCGGGCGCCTTCACGGCGAGCAGATCGAACCCGAGAGCGAGGAAAATATACTGGTCCGGCTGGTCTACATGTTGCTGATCGCTGTCATGATATCTCTCGCCCAAACAATTCTGGGCGCGGTAACCGTGTTGCAGTTTGTTGTCATGTTGATCAACAACAAACAGTCGAATGAACGGCTTGCCGATTTTGGCACCGATCTGGGTATATGGATGGCAAAAGCGGCGCGTTTCCAAACAGCTGCGAGCAACGTCAAGCCCTGGCCCTGGACGGAACTGGACTGA
- a CDS encoding Hint domain-containing protein, with protein MEEDNNVDVDWSIGETPFLATDIVRIEIKDAHVDANGEFDGDEVWFQSFTVERDGEIHQFEVDSGSKIKESGDGSNAEQGDSYFVLNDSVAPPSSGPFAGLDEQTYLFSSDVHFDGGPNTYMLGRIQDYDFNEDTDTIDPGEAGNANFNVQSAMAVCFHAGTLITTPDGDVFVETLKPGDLVITADRGPQPIVWAGSTSHRWSSAANKQKPFIFPAGVLGAGLPKRDLVVSPQHRMLLPVESQKGGGLAPAKGMTGLPGVRQLHGRRFAEYIHLLFEQHEIIFAECAPSESFFPGPMAMRNLSAENVKQVRQVITEPSSKLGVGNFKPARPFLTVKQAQLLITKTNQCWTHSDLQAMGLPLGRVTMRENELVYI; from the coding sequence ATGGAAGAGGACAATAATGTCGATGTTGATTGGAGTATAGGTGAAACACCATTCTTGGCGACTGACATTGTGCGGATCGAGATCAAGGACGCCCACGTCGACGCCAATGGCGAGTTTGATGGAGACGAGGTCTGGTTCCAATCCTTCACTGTTGAACGCGACGGCGAAATCCATCAATTCGAAGTCGATAGCGGCTCCAAAATCAAGGAAAGCGGTGATGGCTCAAATGCTGAACAGGGCGATTCCTATTTCGTTCTAAATGATAGCGTTGCCCCCCCTTCGTCTGGACCATTCGCTGGGTTAGACGAGCAGACCTATCTGTTTTCGTCTGATGTTCACTTCGACGGCGGGCCTAACACCTACATGCTAGGGCGCATTCAGGATTATGACTTCAACGAAGACACAGATACCATTGATCCTGGTGAGGCTGGAAACGCCAACTTTAACGTACAGTCTGCAATGGCAGTCTGTTTTCACGCGGGAACACTGATTACGACCCCTGACGGCGACGTTTTTGTGGAAACACTCAAGCCGGGCGATTTGGTAATAACAGCGGACCGTGGGCCGCAACCAATAGTCTGGGCCGGAAGTACCTCTCATCGCTGGTCAAGCGCGGCAAACAAGCAGAAACCGTTTATTTTCCCGGCCGGCGTTTTAGGAGCTGGGCTCCCAAAACGCGACTTAGTTGTTTCGCCCCAGCACCGCATGTTGCTGCCTGTTGAAAGTCAAAAGGGCGGAGGGTTGGCTCCCGCAAAAGGAATGACAGGCCTGCCAGGCGTCCGGCAATTGCATGGAAGACGTTTTGCGGAGTACATTCACCTGTTGTTTGAACAACACGAGATTATTTTCGCTGAATGTGCTCCCAGTGAAAGTTTTTTCCCCGGCCCCATGGCGATGCGCAATTTGTCTGCTGAAAATGTAAAGCAAGTTCGGCAGGTCATCACGGAACCGAGTTCCAAACTGGGCGTGGGGAATTTCAAACCCGCGCGACCGTTCCTGACTGTCAAGCAAGCCCAATTGCTAATCACCAAAACAAATCAATGCTGGACGCATTCGGATTTGCAAGCCATGGGACTTCCCCTTGGCCGGGTTACTATGAGAGAAAATGAACTGGTCTATATTTAA
- a CDS encoding GNAT family N-acetyltransferase produces MSAIPILETERLILRVPRTEDWSEYSVLMMSERSVYMGGPFSLDAAWGLFCHDVAQWTLMGHGALMIEECQSGLCLGQVGINYGPLFPEHELGWFVYPHAEGKGYAYEAALALRHWAFRERKLDTLVSYVDPPNTRSRSLAERLGAELDTEAPRQDPTDLVYRHPKG; encoded by the coding sequence ATGTCTGCCATTCCTATCTTGGAAACAGAGCGCCTGATTTTGCGCGTACCGAGGACAGAGGACTGGTCTGAATACTCTGTGCTGATGATGTCGGAGCGCTCTGTATATATGGGTGGCCCTTTTTCGCTTGATGCTGCATGGGGTCTGTTTTGTCACGACGTCGCACAATGGACTCTGATGGGACATGGCGCGCTGATGATCGAAGAATGTCAGTCTGGCTTGTGTTTGGGGCAGGTAGGCATCAACTACGGTCCGCTTTTTCCAGAACATGAATTGGGCTGGTTTGTCTATCCTCATGCAGAAGGCAAGGGATATGCCTATGAGGCTGCACTTGCATTAAGGCACTGGGCATTTCGTGAAAGGAAACTCGATACATTGGTCAGTTATGTCGATCCACCCAATACTCGATCCCGCTCGCTTGCCGAAAGGCTAGGCGCTGAGTTGGATACAGAAGCACCGCGCCAAGACCCCACAGATTTAGTCTACCGACACCCAAAAGGTTAG
- a CDS encoding IS110 family RNA-guided transposase → MEYFVGLDVSLRSCAVCILDGKGAVMFERELPCEVGDIADCLASFPHPIERVGFEAGTMSQHLFFGLTDAGFDVVCMEARQVNAALSPMRNKTDKNDARGIAQVLRTGWFSPVHMKSREAHGIRALLSTRKALLKKTMDLANEVRGLLKIFGIRLPKTVKHGSFDGVVRPLIEMDDILAHALVPLLDARVVLYQHYLELDRRVNRAASHDKVCMRLMTVPGVGPIAALTFKGAIDDPTRFKRSRTVGAHFGLTPRRYQSGEHDNPGRISKAGDRDARAALYAAANALLMRAMAGSQIKSWGMRLLRTKGRRRAVVAVARKLAVLLHQCGSVAQNSVRIRWEARHELKRRPPNPNGVVPHWTRFVPSRAWKHALSGNR, encoded by the coding sequence ATGGAATACTTTGTTGGACTAGATGTTTCGCTGCGATCCTGTGCGGTTTGCATTCTTGATGGCAAGGGAGCGGTGATGTTTGAGCGGGAGCTGCCTTGTGAGGTCGGCGATATCGCAGATTGCCTTGCAAGCTTTCCGCATCCGATCGAACGGGTCGGCTTTGAGGCGGGCACAATGAGCCAGCACCTATTCTTCGGTCTGACCGACGCAGGGTTCGATGTTGTTTGCATGGAGGCGCGGCAAGTGAACGCTGCCCTGTCCCCGATGCGGAACAAAACCGACAAGAACGACGCCCGTGGGATAGCTCAGGTTCTACGCACCGGTTGGTTCAGCCCTGTCCATATGAAGAGCCGTGAAGCTCATGGTATCAGGGCGTTACTCAGCACCCGTAAGGCACTGCTCAAGAAGACGATGGATCTGGCCAATGAGGTCCGTGGTCTGCTGAAGATATTTGGCATCCGTCTGCCCAAAACTGTGAAGCACGGTAGCTTTGATGGCGTCGTGCGCCCCTTGATCGAGATGGATGACATTCTTGCACATGCTCTGGTACCTCTGCTCGACGCGCGGGTCGTATTGTATCAACATTATTTGGAACTGGATCGACGGGTAAACCGTGCGGCAAGCCATGACAAAGTTTGCATGAGATTGATGACGGTCCCCGGAGTTGGCCCTATCGCGGCACTTACGTTCAAAGGCGCTATCGACGACCCCACACGGTTCAAACGGTCTCGCACTGTTGGCGCACATTTTGGGCTAACACCCCGACGATACCAATCAGGGGAGCACGATAATCCAGGTCGCATATCGAAGGCTGGGGATCGAGATGCACGCGCAGCGTTATATGCCGCTGCTAACGCACTGCTCATGAGGGCGATGGCAGGGTCGCAGATAAAGTCCTGGGGAATGCGATTGCTGCGCACCAAAGGTCGACGTCGCGCTGTAGTCGCCGTCGCACGCAAACTGGCCGTCCTGTTGCATCAATGTGGATCGGTGGCACAGAATTCCGTCAGGATCAGGTGGGAGGCACGGCATGAGTTAAAACGCCGACCACCCAACCCTAACGGGGTCGTCCCTCACTGGACGAGGTTCGTGCCCTCTCGGGCATGGAAACATGCCCTGTCTGGTAATAGATGA